The proteins below come from a single Triticum aestivum cultivar Chinese Spring chromosome 5D, IWGSC CS RefSeq v2.1, whole genome shotgun sequence genomic window:
- the LOC123124108 gene encoding uncharacterized protein: MAAARPWSSLHEDLLHRIILLLTCIADRVRASAVSKHWRQVALQNPSPLPYLVRPSTARTESYRIFGRFADPRPYLSAEGRAERFCGSAPGGWFVVASPQGRGHALLNLGTGERVALPDRVCIPINSGNIRCPMMIRAAAMSAAPSSGACVVAAITSTRTTMAFCRPGMECWTSLPAEMTARPNAQDLTYHDGWFWAIDSDDDLSCYKAELSTSRQTILHLAYGIGAPRTDMAHGEIVSRYLLPSASGADLLMVRRFISPATGRTSRFQVYRLQKPQVGRPASWRVYKMTRQLLFVGRACSKAFDTRHAGNPGYIYFLDDVYPGAPHEQNEYPCADAGEWDCSIPGETQRCLPSAPPSDTSPCIWYHH, from the coding sequence ATGGCGGCGGCGCGACCATGGTCCAGCCTCCATGAAGACCTTCTCCACCGTATCATCCTCCTGCTAACGTGCATCGCCGACCGCGTTAGGGCGTCCGCCGTCAGCAAGCACTGGCGCCAGGTCGCGCTGCAGAACCCGTCCCCGCTGCCATACCTCGTCAGGCCGTCCACCGCCCGGACCGAGAGCTACCGGATCTTCGGTCGCTTCGCCGATCCGCGCCCGTACCTCTCCGCCGAGGGCCGCGCAGAGCGTTTCTGCGGCTCGGCTCCAGGCGGCTGGTTCGTGGTCGCATCCCCGCAAGGGCGCGGCCACGCCCTGCTCAACCTCGGCACGGGCGAGCGCGTCGCGCTCCCGGATCGCGTATGCATCCCCATCAACTCCGGCAACATCAGGTGTCCCATGATGATCCGCGCAGCCGCCATGTCTGCCGCCCCGTCTTCTGGTGCCTGCGTGGTCGCTGCCATAACGTCGACCAGGACAACCATGGCGTTCTGCCGGCCGGGCATGGAGTGCTGGACGTCGCTGCCGGCAGAGATGACGGCCCGGCCCAACGCCCAAGACCTGACTTACCACGACGGATGGTTCTGGGCCATCGACTCAGATGATGACCTGTCCTGCTACAAGGCCGAACTTTCGACATCTAGGCAAACCATTCTACATCTTGCCTACGGGATTGGTGCTCCCCGGACGGACATGGCACACGGCGAGATCGTGTCCCGCTACCTCCTGCCCTCCGCCTCTGGCGCCGATCTGCTGATGGTGAGGAGATTCATCTCGCCGGCGACAGGCCGCACGTCCCGGTTCCAAGTCTACAGGCTACAGAAGCCACAGGTGGGCCGGCCGGCTTCCTGGCGCGTCTACAAGATGACCCGGCAGCTGCTCTTCGTCGGCCGGGCCTGCTCCAAGGCCTTCGACACGAGACACGCCGGCAACCCGGGCTACATCTACTTCCTCGACGACGTCTACCCTGGTGCTCCGCACGAGCAGAACGAGTATCCTTGTGCTGATGCCGGCGAGTGGGATTGCTCAATCCCTGGTGAGACCCAGCGCTGCCTGCCATCGGCTCCACCCTCGGACACCTCGCCGTGCATTTGGTACCACCATTAA